Proteins encoded together in one Columba livia isolate bColLiv1 breed racing homer chromosome 3, bColLiv1.pat.W.v2, whole genome shotgun sequence window:
- the GJB7 gene encoding LOW QUALITY PROTEIN: gap junction beta-7 protein (The sequence of the model RefSeq protein was modified relative to this genomic sequence to represent the inferred CDS: deleted 1 base in 1 codon): MSWGFLCDLLSGVNKYSTGIGRIWVAVVFILRLLVYVVAAENIWKYEHDEFECNIKQPGCENVCFDHFFPVSHIRLWALQLIMVSTPSLLVVFHVAYRENREKHHNRRLYKSPGEIDGGLLCTYLISLVLKTGFEIVFLVLFYKLYNGFKVPRLVKCDIRPCSNTVDCYISKPTEKMIFLYFLVATSCLCIVLNLSELSYLIFKYSTKCYLKRYIKRCQGSKAIATNQNSWVTTDQQLQDGSTTASRLCLRVYKLNVKKGSLLT, encoded by the exons atgagctgGGGATTCCTGTGTGATCTTCTGAGTGGAGTGAATAAATATTCAACAGGGATTGGAAGAATTTGGGTAGCAGTTGTGTTTATACTCCGCCTACTGGTTTATGTTGTGGCAGCAGAAAACATCTGGAAATATGAACACGATGAATTTGAATGCAATATCAAGCAACCTGGTTGTGAAAATGTCTGCTTTGACCATTTTTTCCCTGTCTCCCACATCAGACTTTGGGCTTTGCAATTAATCATGGTCTCCACACCTTCGCTCTTGGTGGTTTTTCATGTTGCTTACCgagagaacagagagaaacaTCACAACCGGAGACTTTACAAAAGTCCAGGAGAGATAGATGGTGGATTGCTGTGCACGTACCTTATCAGccttgttttaaaaacaggatttgaaatagtttttcttGTCCTGTTTTATAAACTGTACAATGGATTCAAAGTACCACGTCTTGTGAAATGTGACATAAGACCATGTTCCAACACTGTAGACTGCTATATTTCCAAACCCACAGAGAAGATGATTTTCCTCTATTTCCTGGTGGCAACTTCATGCCTGTGCATTGTACTGAATCTAAGTGAATTGAGTtatctcatttttaaatactCCACAAAATGTTATCTGAAGAGGTATATCAAGAGATGTCAAGGCTCA AAAGCGATTGCCACAAATCAGAACTCATGGGTCACAACagaccagcagctgcaggacgGTTCCACAACAGCTTCTCGCCTGTGCCTCCGAGTATACAAACTGAATGTGAAAAAAGGTTCTCTGTTGACTTGA
- the SMIM8 gene encoding small integral membrane protein 8, whose product MGIAPAPALRSGWALKCSSSHRSGFFLHLPLIIWSCVWGGTPTAPGGEDTFLPTPAPLLPPAPAASTRQGAQARSPALRGVPPSPPTPRGGPVGGAGKYSTLIKMSSTKPPNENEAPKERKPGLRNVQTTMLFRAVNPELFIKPNKPVMAFGLVAITFCVAYLGYLHATVENKNDLYEAVDSEGSRYMTRKTSKWD is encoded by the exons ATGGGAATCGCGCCCGCCCCGGCGCTGAGGAGCGGCTGGGCACTGAAGTGCTCCTCTTCCCACAGATCGGGCTTCTTCCTCCACCTCCCGCTTATTATTTGGAGCTGTGTTTGGGGAGGAACACCGACAGCACCGGGCGGCGAGGACACGTTCCTCCCCACCCCCGCTCCGCTTCTCCCGCCCGCGCCGGCGGCCTCCACCCGGCAGGGGGCGCAAGCGCGCAGCCCTGCTCTGCGTGGCgtccctcccagcccccccaCGCCGCGGGGAGGCCCCGTTGGCGGCGCGGG GAAGTATTcaacattaattaaaatgtcttCCACCAAGCctccaaatgaaaatgaagcacCCAAAGAGAGAAAACCAGGACTGAGGAATGTTCAAACAACTATGCTCTTCCGAGCTGTGAATCCAGAGCTTTTCATTAAACCT aacaAACCTGTGATGGCATTTGGACTTGTAGCAATTACCTTCTGTGTTGCCTACCTTGGTTATTTGCATGCAACAGTAGAGAATAAAAATGACCTTTATGAAGCAGTCGACAGTGAAGGGTCCAGGTATATGACGAGGAAAACTTCCAAATGGGACTGA
- the CFAP206 gene encoding cilia- and flagella-associated protein 206 isoform X6 — MITSPDLDSFVCCALCSQIIPPLPSNTTFRRIREYRPFRTRYYTHRDILEIGADIQQQQHEKKEAEIQERIKKMKAELWSQAEVYKEDAVDKALKEAAANHSALVRDLKQKLGEELREEVRKAKAEMKKYMEDEQKREVEAAEQRMAHRLQCALMECAQEKMQAVAEARKQEREAALKEAARQHSKHLEQLKEESMLAEELHRKSIEQLNKEKCHEINIALSIAQKEYQIEIEKQLKEAEALHLDELEKVVVKLKAAEEQIKTLTQELEKMTDWKDSLETEIRATRQAFQKYIDATFPNLSPGQADFILPLRKAFQQDTPEEAEASDKEYKRTSIGSVRSTDMDKQNDKKVMLKNKFISVH, encoded by the exons ATGATTACAAGTCCCGATCTGGACTCCTTTGTTTGTTGTGCTTTATGTTCGCAAATAATACCACCACTGCCTTCCAACACTACTTTTCGTCGGATTCGGGAGTACAGGCCTTTCAGAACACGGTATTACACTCATCGTGATATACTAG AGATTGGAGCAGAcattcaacaacaacaacatgaAAAGAAGGAGGCAGAGATACAAGAGcgcattaaaaaaatgaaagctgagcTTTGGTCTCAG GCTGAAGTATACAAGGAAGATGCAGTGGATAAAGCTCTCAAAGAGGCAGCTGCTAACCACAGTGCACTTGTACGAGACCTTAAACAAAAACTTGGAGAGGAATTAAGG gaagaggtgagGAAGGCAAAGGCAGAGATGAAGAAATACATGGAGGATGAGCAGAAGAGAGAGGTTGAAGCTGCAGAGCAGCGCATGGCTCATAGACTTCAGTGTGCCCTCATGGAGTGTGCCCAGGAGAAGATGCAAGCGGTGGCTGAAgccaggaaacaggagagggaggCAGCCCTGAAGGaagcagccaggcagcacag caagcATTTAGAGCAactcaaagaagaaagtatgttAGCTGAGGAACTACATCGTAAGAGTATAGAGcaattaaacaaagaaaaatgtcatgaGATTAATATTGCCCTGAGTATTGCACAAAAAGAGTATCAGATTGAGATTGAAAAACAGCTCAAAGAAGCAGAGGCCTTACATCTTGATGAGCTGGAAAAGGTGGTGGTTaagctgaaagcagcagaagaacaGATAAAGACTCTCACGCAAGAACTGGAAAAGATGACAGATTGGAAGGACAGCCTGGAAACTGAAATACGAGCAACAAGACAAGCTTTTCAAAAGTATATTGATGCCACTTTTCCTAACCTGTCCCCTGGAcaagcagattttattttgccattaagaaaagcatttcagcaGGACACCCCGGAAGAAGCAGAGGCTAGTGACAAGGAATATAAGAGAACTAGTATTGGAAGTGTGAGATCCACAGACATGGATAAACAGAATGACAAAAAAGtgatgctgaaaaataaattcatctCTGTTCACTGA